A genomic window from Micromonospora violae includes:
- a CDS encoding 5-(carboxyamino)imidazole ribonucleotide synthase, whose product MDSRTGLPVVGMVGGGQLARMTHQAAIALGQSLRVLATAPDDGAALVAADVQYGDHTDLAALRTFAKGCDVVTFDHEHVPSEHIRTLAAEGVSLYPPADALLHAQDKQVMRERLTELGAPNPAWRPVGEPADLVGFGEQVGWPVVLKAAQGGYDGRGVWMVDDAAQATELATTLLAGGTRLIVEERVPLRRELAVQVARSPFGQVAAYPVVETVQRDGINVEVLAPAPGLDAELAVSAQQLAIDLATALGVVGLLAVELFEVRDDAGRPAIVVNELAMRPHNSGHWTIEGARTSQFEQHLRAVLDYPMGDTALTAPVVVSANVLGGEPGGMSIDERLHHLFAAEPGAKVHLYGKQVRPGRKIGHVTVLGDDLDDLRARAARAARWLREGHE is encoded by the coding sequence ATGGATTCCCGTACCGGTCTGCCAGTTGTCGGCATGGTGGGTGGCGGCCAGTTGGCCCGGATGACCCACCAAGCCGCGATCGCCCTCGGCCAGTCACTGCGTGTGCTCGCGACCGCCCCCGACGACGGCGCGGCGCTGGTCGCCGCCGACGTCCAGTACGGCGACCACACCGACCTGGCCGCCCTGCGCACCTTCGCCAAGGGCTGCGACGTCGTCACCTTCGACCACGAGCATGTGCCCTCCGAGCACATCCGCACGCTGGCGGCGGAAGGGGTGTCCCTGTACCCGCCGGCGGACGCGCTGCTGCACGCCCAGGACAAGCAGGTCATGCGGGAACGCCTGACCGAGCTGGGTGCGCCCAACCCGGCCTGGCGTCCGGTCGGGGAGCCGGCGGACCTCGTCGGCTTCGGCGAACAGGTCGGCTGGCCGGTGGTGCTCAAGGCGGCCCAGGGTGGGTACGACGGCCGGGGCGTCTGGATGGTCGACGACGCCGCTCAGGCCACCGAGCTGGCGACAACGCTGCTCGCTGGCGGCACCCGGCTGATCGTCGAGGAGCGGGTGCCGCTGCGGCGGGAGTTGGCCGTGCAGGTGGCCCGTTCGCCGTTCGGTCAGGTGGCCGCGTACCCGGTGGTAGAGACGGTGCAGCGCGACGGCATCAACGTGGAGGTGCTGGCCCCGGCACCCGGCCTGGACGCGGAGCTGGCGGTCTCCGCGCAGCAGCTCGCCATCGACCTGGCCACCGCGCTCGGGGTGGTCGGCCTGCTGGCGGTGGAGCTGTTCGAGGTGCGCGACGACGCCGGCCGGCCCGCGATCGTGGTCAACGAGCTGGCGATGCGTCCGCACAACTCCGGGCACTGGACCATCGAGGGCGCTCGGACGTCGCAGTTCGAGCAGCACCTGCGGGCCGTACTGGACTACCCGATGGGTGACACCGCGCTGACCGCCCCGGTGGTGGTGTCGGCGAACGTGCTCGGTGGTGAGCCGGGCGGAATGTCGATCGACGAGCGGTTGCACCACCTCTTCGCCGCCGAGCCGGGCGCCAAGGTGCACCTGTACGGCAAGCAGGTGCGACCCGGCCGCAAGATCGGGCACGTCACCGTGCTCGGTGACGACCTGGACGACCTGCGGGCCCGGGCCGCCAGGGCGGCGCGCTGGCTGCGCGAGGGGCACGAGTGA
- a CDS encoding thioredoxin domain-containing protein has product MNRLADATSPYLLQHKDNPVDWWPWSDEAFAEAKRRDVPMLISVGYAACHWCHVMAHESFENEQVGALLNDNFVSIKVDREERPDVDAVYMTATQAMTGQGGWPMTVFATPDGTPFFCGTYFPRPNFVQLLQSVATAWREQREAVLGQGAAVVEAIGGAQAVGGPTAPLDAPLLDAAATKLASEYDATNGGFGGAPKFPPHMNLLFLLRHHQRTGDPRSLEITRHTAEAMARGGIYDQLAGGFARYSVDAHWTVPHFEKMLYDNALLLRVYTQLWRLTGDPLARRVARDTARFLADELHRPGQGFASALDADTEGVEGLTYAWTPTQLVEALGEEDGRFAADLFTVTDEGTFEHGMSVLRLARDVDDAAPEVRARWQQVVGRLLAARDTRPQPALDDKVVAAWNGLAITAIAEFQQVAAVYASPQDEDANLMDGVTIVTDGAMHQAAEHLATVHLVDGRLRRVSRNGKVGEPAGVLEDYGCVAEAFCALHQLTGEGRWLTLAGELLDTALAHFAAPGGAFYDTADDAERLVARPADPTDNATPSGRSALIAALVAYTALTGETRYREAAEAALGTVAPIVGQHPRFTGYAAMVGEALLSGPYEIAVATDDPTGDPLVAAARRHAPPGAVVVAGPPDQPGVPLLAGRPLVDGRSAAYVCRGFVCQRPVTSVEELIAELG; this is encoded by the coding sequence GTGAACCGACTCGCCGACGCCACCAGCCCGTACCTGCTCCAGCACAAGGACAACCCGGTCGACTGGTGGCCCTGGTCGGACGAGGCGTTCGCCGAGGCGAAGCGGCGAGACGTTCCGATGCTCATCTCGGTGGGCTACGCGGCCTGCCACTGGTGTCATGTCATGGCGCACGAATCGTTCGAGAACGAGCAGGTCGGCGCCCTGCTGAACGACAACTTCGTGTCGATCAAGGTGGATCGTGAGGAGCGCCCGGACGTGGACGCGGTCTACATGACCGCCACCCAGGCGATGACCGGCCAGGGCGGTTGGCCGATGACCGTCTTCGCCACCCCGGACGGCACCCCGTTCTTCTGCGGCACCTACTTCCCGCGACCCAACTTCGTCCAGTTGCTCCAGTCGGTCGCCACCGCCTGGCGGGAGCAGCGCGAGGCGGTGCTGGGCCAGGGCGCCGCGGTGGTCGAGGCGATCGGCGGCGCGCAGGCCGTGGGCGGCCCCACCGCGCCGCTGGACGCCCCGCTGCTCGACGCGGCGGCCACCAAACTCGCCAGCGAGTACGACGCCACGAACGGCGGGTTCGGTGGCGCCCCGAAGTTTCCGCCGCACATGAACCTGCTCTTCCTGCTGCGCCACCACCAACGCACCGGCGACCCGCGCAGCCTGGAGATCACCCGGCACACCGCCGAGGCGATGGCCCGGGGCGGCATCTACGACCAGCTCGCGGGTGGCTTCGCCCGGTACTCGGTGGACGCGCACTGGACGGTGCCGCACTTCGAGAAGATGCTCTACGACAACGCGCTGCTGCTGCGGGTCTACACCCAGCTGTGGCGACTCACCGGTGACCCGCTGGCCCGCCGGGTGGCCCGGGACACCGCCCGGTTCCTCGCCGACGAGCTGCACCGGCCGGGGCAGGGGTTCGCGTCCGCACTGGACGCCGACACCGAGGGCGTCGAAGGGCTCACCTACGCCTGGACGCCCACCCAACTCGTCGAGGCGTTGGGTGAGGAGGACGGCCGGTTCGCCGCCGACCTGTTCACCGTCACCGACGAGGGGACCTTTGAACACGGCATGAGCGTGCTGCGGCTCGCCCGGGACGTGGACGATGCCGCGCCCGAGGTGCGGGCCCGCTGGCAGCAGGTGGTCGGGCGACTGCTCGCAGCCCGGGACACCCGCCCGCAGCCGGCCCTCGACGACAAGGTGGTGGCCGCCTGGAACGGCCTGGCGATCACCGCGATCGCCGAGTTCCAGCAGGTCGCCGCCGTGTACGCGTCCCCGCAGGACGAGGATGCCAACCTGATGGACGGCGTCACCATCGTCACCGACGGGGCGATGCACCAGGCCGCCGAACACCTGGCCACCGTGCACCTGGTGGACGGCCGGCTGCGCCGGGTCTCCCGCAATGGCAAGGTCGGCGAACCGGCCGGTGTGCTGGAGGACTACGGCTGTGTGGCCGAGGCGTTCTGCGCGCTGCACCAGCTCACCGGCGAGGGCCGTTGGCTCACCCTGGCCGGCGAATTGCTGGACACCGCCCTGGCGCACTTCGCCGCGCCCGGTGGGGCCTTCTACGACACCGCCGACGACGCGGAGCGGCTCGTCGCCCGGCCGGCCGACCCGACCGACAACGCCACCCCGTCGGGCCGGTCGGCGTTGATCGCCGCGCTGGTGGCGTACACGGCGCTGACCGGGGAGACACGCTACCGGGAGGCCGCCGAAGCGGCCCTCGGCACGGTCGCGCCGATCGTCGGGCAGCACCCTCGGTTCACCGGGTACGCGGCCATGGTCGGCGAGGCGTTGCTCTCCGGGCCGTACGAGATCGCCGTGGCCACCGACGACCCGACCGGCGACCCGCTGGTGGCCGCCGCCCGCCGGCACGCCCCACCCGGAGCGGTGGTCGTCGCCGGGCCTCCGGACCAGCCGGGTGTGCCGCTGCTCGCCGGCCGTCCGCTGGTCGACGGGCGGTCCGCCGCGTACGTCTGCCGGGGTTTCGTCTGCCAGCGGCCGGTCACCTCAGTCGAGGAGCTGATCGCCGAGTTGGGCTGA
- a CDS encoding putative bifunctional diguanylate cyclase/phosphodiesterase — MTSGPAGDPFDRLGVRGTPGRLLVLTAAVTLTALAAAGVGLTLPVRLPADDPLGGPARFGIAVAVLALAQLARLRFRSAAGMVSITWGEAALIVCLYLTPAGWVPSATLLGTGLAWTMLSLRNDRRPALEIVRIAASLAAASALAVSVTTALGRPLLSPPTPMLALAVIAGSVTYLLVTAWLSGVTLGLRHGLPIGPPLLAALRGKLLMFVGNVAVGLVVVALLELDPRWLLLLPPLLWLLQQTYRYRLRSDQERRTWRAFAEATAALNQLDERGVASAAVTGALTLFNAELVDVDVARADGRWHRYRGDASGQLVDRETSPPDQSEPDEHELSRALSVGAAPVGRLRVRFPRSAPPTARERDAVAAFGDALAAALHDAATHHELRVVTARSSYEAVHDPLTGLANRAAMLSKGDQSLRQLSHDHPVALLLLDINQFKEVNDTLGHAAGDQLLRLTASRLNALVRTGDLLGRLGGDEFALLLTAVPVLGDRAAPMAHALRQAREIAERLAAPTEVAGVRMSIEVSVGVVVAAAGTADLTELLRRADIAMYQAKEGGGNVAAYDGTRDAASTDQLALLAELREALTVDDQLVLALQPAVDLATGAPTGVEALIRWQHPRRGWLNPADFIRPVENSEQLGTFTRYVLDKALSVAAGWAREGLDVPISVNLSARSLLDPRLPTEIADALRRHQVPPHRLVLEITETVVMSELEVIDEVLATLRSMGVQLAVDDFGTGFSSLTFLTRIAVDELKVDRSFVIRMTDSPEAAAIVRTTVGLAHELGLRVVAEGVETAEQRMALAELGCTSAQGYHFFKPMPADKIGAVLGSLRDSAESNVFRLRADGAS, encoded by the coding sequence ATGACCTCCGGTCCGGCCGGCGACCCGTTCGATCGGCTCGGGGTGCGTGGCACACCGGGCCGGCTGCTCGTGCTCACCGCCGCCGTCACGCTGACCGCCCTGGCCGCCGCCGGGGTCGGGTTGACCCTCCCGGTCCGGTTGCCGGCCGACGACCCGCTCGGCGGTCCGGCCCGCTTCGGCATCGCCGTCGCCGTCCTGGCCCTCGCCCAGCTCGCCCGGCTACGGTTCCGCTCGGCCGCCGGCATGGTCAGCATCACCTGGGGCGAGGCGGCCCTGATCGTCTGCCTCTACCTCACTCCGGCCGGCTGGGTCCCGTCCGCCACGCTGCTCGGCACCGGGCTGGCCTGGACGATGCTGTCCCTGCGCAACGACCGCCGTCCGGCCCTGGAGATCGTCCGGATCGCCGCGTCGCTGGCCGCCGCGTCGGCGCTGGCCGTCTCCGTGACCACCGCGCTCGGGCGGCCACTGCTCTCTCCTCCCACCCCGATGCTGGCGCTGGCCGTGATCGCCGGTTCGGTGACGTACCTCCTGGTGACCGCCTGGCTGAGCGGGGTGACCCTGGGTCTGCGGCACGGGCTGCCGATCGGGCCACCGCTGCTCGCCGCGCTGCGCGGCAAGCTGCTGATGTTCGTTGGCAACGTGGCGGTCGGCCTGGTGGTGGTCGCGCTGCTGGAGCTCGACCCGCGCTGGTTGCTGTTGCTACCGCCGCTGCTGTGGCTGCTCCAGCAGACCTACCGTTACCGGCTGCGCTCCGATCAGGAGCGCCGCACCTGGCGTGCCTTCGCCGAGGCCACCGCGGCCCTCAACCAGCTCGACGAGCGGGGCGTGGCGAGCGCTGCCGTCACCGGGGCGCTGACGCTGTTCAACGCCGAACTGGTGGACGTCGACGTGGCCCGGGCCGATGGCCGGTGGCACCGCTACCGGGGCGACGCCAGCGGCCAGCTGGTCGACCGGGAGACGAGCCCACCGGACCAGTCGGAGCCGGACGAGCACGAGCTGAGCCGAGCGCTGTCGGTCGGCGCCGCGCCGGTCGGTCGGCTGCGGGTGCGGTTCCCCCGCTCAGCCCCGCCGACGGCCCGGGAACGCGACGCGGTGGCCGCCTTCGGCGACGCGCTCGCCGCGGCGCTGCACGACGCCGCGACCCACCACGAGCTGCGGGTGGTGACCGCCCGTTCGTCGTACGAGGCGGTGCACGACCCGCTCACCGGGCTCGCCAACCGGGCGGCGATGCTGAGCAAGGGCGACCAGTCGCTGCGTCAGCTCAGCCACGATCACCCGGTGGCGCTGCTGCTGCTGGACATCAACCAGTTCAAGGAAGTCAACGACACCCTCGGCCACGCGGCCGGTGATCAGCTGCTCCGGCTCACCGCGAGCCGACTCAACGCGCTGGTCCGCACCGGTGACCTGCTCGGCCGACTCGGCGGCGACGAGTTCGCCCTGCTGCTCACTGCGGTGCCGGTGCTCGGCGACCGGGCCGCCCCGATGGCCCACGCGTTGCGTCAGGCCCGCGAGATCGCCGAGAGGTTGGCCGCGCCGACCGAGGTCGCCGGCGTACGGATGTCCATCGAGGTCTCGGTCGGGGTGGTGGTGGCCGCCGCTGGTACCGCGGACCTGACCGAACTGCTGCGGCGGGCCGACATCGCGATGTACCAGGCCAAGGAGGGCGGCGGCAACGTCGCCGCGTACGACGGCACCCGCGACGCGGCCAGCACTGACCAGCTCGCCCTGCTGGCCGAGCTACGTGAGGCGTTGACGGTCGATGACCAGTTGGTGCTGGCACTACAGCCGGCGGTCGACCTCGCCACGGGTGCGCCCACCGGGGTGGAGGCGCTGATCCGCTGGCAGCACCCCCGGCGTGGGTGGCTGAACCCGGCCGACTTCATCCGGCCGGTGGAGAACAGCGAGCAGCTGGGCACCTTCACCCGGTACGTGCTGGACAAGGCGCTCAGCGTGGCCGCCGGTTGGGCTCGGGAGGGGTTGGACGTTCCGATCTCGGTCAACCTCTCGGCGCGTAGCCTGCTCGACCCCCGGCTGCCGACGGAGATCGCCGACGCGCTGCGCCGCCACCAGGTGCCGCCGCACCGGCTCGTTCTTGAGATCACCGAGACGGTGGTGATGAGCGAGCTGGAGGTCATCGACGAGGTGTTGGCGACGCTGCGGTCGATGGGCGTGCAACTCGCTGTCGACGACTTCGGCACCGGCTTCTCGTCGCTGACCTTCCTCACCCGGATCGCGGTGGACGAGTTGAAGGTGGACCGCTCCTTCGTCATCCGAATGACCGACTCGCCGGAGGCCGCCGCGATCGTCCGGACGACCGTGGGCCTCGCGCACGAGTTGGGGCTGCGGGTGGTCGCCGAAGGGGTCGAGACCGCCGAGCAGCGGATGGCCCTGGCCGAGCTGGGTTGTACCTCCGCCCAGGGGTACCACTTCTTCAAGCCGATGCCGGCGGACAAGATCGGCGCGGTGTTGGGGTCGCTGCGCGACTCGGCGGAGTCGAACGTGTTCCGGCTCCGCGCCGACGGCGCTTCCTGA
- the mca gene encoding mycothiol conjugate amidase Mca, with protein MAEQLRLMAVHAHPDDESSKGAATTAKYVAQGVNVLVVTCTGGERGSVLNPKLDRPDVWANIGEIRRAEMDAARAILGIDQAWLGFVDSGLPEGDPLPPLPEGCFALQDVEVAARPLVRLMREFRPHVVTTYDEEGGYPHPDHIMCHKVSVAAFEAAGDPERYPELGAPWQPLKLYYDIGFSKGKIMALHEGMLAAGLESPYEEWLKRWEDRPDKGPRITTRVECAEYFPVRDDALRAHATQVDPDGFWFHVPMELQQRAWPTEDYELARSMVDSPLPESDLFAGVRETAHAR; from the coding sequence TTGGCAGAGCAACTGCGTCTCATGGCCGTGCACGCGCACCCGGACGACGAATCGAGCAAGGGCGCGGCGACGACGGCGAAATATGTCGCCCAGGGGGTGAACGTCCTGGTCGTGACGTGCACGGGCGGTGAGCGCGGGAGCGTGCTCAACCCCAAGCTCGACCGGCCCGACGTATGGGCCAACATCGGCGAGATCCGGCGTGCCGAGATGGACGCCGCCCGGGCCATCCTCGGCATCGACCAGGCCTGGCTGGGCTTCGTCGACTCGGGCCTGCCCGAGGGCGACCCGCTGCCGCCGCTGCCCGAGGGCTGCTTCGCCCTCCAGGACGTCGAGGTCGCCGCGCGGCCGCTGGTGCGGCTGATGCGCGAGTTCCGTCCGCACGTGGTGACCACGTACGACGAAGAGGGTGGCTACCCGCACCCGGACCACATCATGTGCCACAAGGTGAGCGTGGCCGCGTTCGAAGCGGCCGGCGACCCGGAGCGCTACCCGGAGCTGGGCGCGCCCTGGCAGCCGCTGAAGCTCTACTACGACATCGGTTTCTCCAAGGGCAAGATCATGGCCCTGCACGAGGGCATGCTCGCCGCCGGTCTGGAGTCGCCCTACGAGGAGTGGCTCAAGCGGTGGGAGGACCGGCCCGACAAGGGCCCCCGAATCACCACCCGGGTGGAGTGCGCCGAATACTTCCCGGTCCGCGACGACGCGCTGCGCGCCCACGCGACCCAGGTCGACCCGGACGGCTTCTGGTTCCACGTGCCGATGGAGCTCCAGCAGCGCGCCTGGCCGACGGAGGATTACGAGCTGGCCCGCTCAATGGTCGACAGCCCGCTGCCCGAGTCTGATCTCTTCGCGGGTGTGCGGGAGACGGCGCACGCGCGCTGA
- the purE gene encoding 5-(carboxyamino)imidazole ribonucleotide mutase encodes MSTVGLIMGSDSDWPTMRAAAEVLDEFGVAYEVRVISAHRTPVAMIEYGRDAAARGLKVIIAGAGGAAALPGMVASVTPLPVIGVPVPLKHLDGMDSLLSIVQMPAGIPVATVSIGNARNAGLLAVRILGASDEVLRAKMTTYQQDLEELVATKEAALRATLS; translated from the coding sequence ATGAGCACGGTTGGCTTGATCATGGGCAGTGACTCGGACTGGCCGACCATGCGGGCCGCCGCCGAGGTGCTGGACGAGTTCGGTGTGGCGTACGAGGTGCGGGTGATCTCGGCGCACCGGACTCCCGTCGCCATGATCGAGTACGGACGCGACGCCGCCGCCCGGGGCCTCAAGGTGATCATCGCGGGGGCTGGGGGTGCCGCCGCGCTGCCCGGCATGGTCGCCTCGGTGACGCCGCTGCCGGTGATCGGTGTGCCGGTGCCGCTGAAGCACCTCGACGGCATGGACTCACTGCTGTCGATCGTGCAGATGCCGGCCGGGATCCCGGTCGCGACCGTGTCGATCGGCAACGCCCGCAATGCCGGCCTGCTCGCCGTACGGATCCTCGGCGCCAGTGACGAGGTCCTGCGCGCCAAGATGACGACCTACCAGCAGGATCTGGAAGAGCTGGTAGCGACCAAGGAAGCCGCCCTCCGCGCCACCCTGTCGTAA